A stretch of the Sphingobacterium thalpophilum genome encodes the following:
- a CDS encoding carboxymuconolactone decarboxylase family protein, giving the protein MKKREFLKDVDTKAFKVMLGFEQYLSESSLNRIHAELIKIRVSQINGCTYCMDKHIRDALAYGEDPRRIFVLSHWRDTPFFSEEEQAILALTEQITRISVHGVTDEVYNRALLLLGQQYLTEVIMGVIAMNAWNRIGITTGREPQ; this is encoded by the coding sequence ATGAAAAAGCGAGAATTTTTAAAAGACGTCGACACCAAGGCCTTTAAGGTCATGCTTGGATTTGAGCAGTATCTGTCCGAAAGCTCATTAAACAGGATTCACGCCGAGCTGATCAAGATCCGGGTCTCCCAGATAAATGGCTGCACCTATTGCATGGACAAACATATCCGGGATGCCCTGGCATATGGCGAAGATCCGCGGCGGATATTTGTACTGTCCCACTGGCGGGACACACCTTTCTTTTCGGAAGAAGAACAGGCTATCCTGGCTTTGACAGAACAGATCACACGCATTTCGGTTCACGGAGTGACTGATGAAGTGTACAACAGGGCACTGCTGCTTCTGGGCCAGCAGTATCTTACTGAAGTCATCATGGGCGTCATCGCAATGAATGCCTGGAACCG